From Poecile atricapillus isolate bPoeAtr1 chromosome Z, bPoeAtr1.hap1, whole genome shotgun sequence, one genomic window encodes:
- the PDE6B gene encoding rod cGMP-specific 3',5'-cyclic phosphodiesterase subunit beta codes for MSISEDDVEKFLDGNPAFAKQYFEKKLKAESWDNNESEILFELIQDMQESINMEKVVFKTLRRIRSLIHADRCSLFMYRQRNGTPELATRLFNIQEGSTLEECLVSPDCEIVYPLDIGIVGHVAQTKKTMNIKDVRECSQFSPFVDELTDYTTKSILATPILNGKDLVAVIVAINKLNGPHFTTSDETLFLKYLNFASLNLKIYHLSYLHNCETRRGQVLLWSANKVFEELTDIERQFHKAFYTVRAYLNCDRYSVGLLDMTKQKEFFDLWPVLLGEVPPYSGPRTPDGREIVFYKVIDYILHGKEDIKVIPNPTPDHWALVTGLPAYVAESGFICNIMNAAADEMFNFQEGPLDESGWTIKNVLSMPIVNKREEIVGVVTFYNRKDGKPFDEQDETLMESLTQFLGWSVLNTDTYDKMNKLENRKDIAQDMVLYHVKCDKDEIQEILPTREKLGKEPSECDEEELTSILKEELPGPTKFEIYEFRFSDFDCTELELVKCGIQMYYELGVVKKFQIPQEVLVRFVYSVSKGYRKITYHNWRHGFNVAQTMFTLLTTGKLKRYYTDLEALAMVTAALCHDIDHRGTNNLYQMKSQNPLAKLHGSSILERHHLEFGKFLLSEESLNICQNLNRRQHEHVIHLMEIAIIATDLALYFKKRTMFQKIVDESKTYDSVTAWTEYLSLETTKKEVVMAMMMTACDLSAITKPWEVQSKVALLVAAEFWEQGDLEISVLQQQPIPMMDRRKAAELPKLQVGFIDFVCTFVYKEFSRFHEEIQPMLDGLLNNRNEWKTRADEYDAKIKALEEEKKKEEERMAAKRGEITCNGGTAPASKTCSIL; via the exons ATGAGCATTAGTGAAGACGATGTGGAGAAGTTTCTTGATGGCAACCCTGCTTTTGCCAAGCAGTATTTTGAGAAGAAACTAAAAGCAGAGTCCTGGGATAACAATGAGAGTGAAATACTGTTTGAATTGATCCAAGACATGCAAGAAAGCATCAACATGGAGAAAGTTGTTTTCAAGACTTTGAGAAGAATCAGGTCCCTTATTCATGCTGACCGCTGCAGTCTCTTCATGTACAGGCAGAGAAATGGCACTCCTGAACTGGCAACAAGGCTTTTCAACATCCAAGAAGGAAGTACTCTGGAGGAATGCCTGGTCTCCCCAGACTGTGAGATTGTCTATCCACTGGACATAGGCATTGTGGGCCATGTTGCTCAGACCAAGAAAACCATGAACATCAAGGATGTCCGTGAG TGTTCCCAGTTCAGCCCATTTGTTGATGAGCTCACTGACTACACTACAAAAAGCATCCTTGCGACACCCATCTTGAATGGCAAAGACTTGGTTGCTGTCATTGTGGCTATAAATAAGCTGAACGGCCCACACTTCACCACCTCTGATGAAACA ctttttctgaaGTATCTGAATTTTGCATCGTTGAACTTGAAAATTTATCACTTGAGTTATCTTCACAACTGTGAGACTCGAAGAGGCCAG gtgctgttgtGGTCAGCTAATAAGGTTTTTGAGGAGCTGACGGACATTGAGAGGCAGTTCCACAAGGCTTTTTATACAGTGAGAGCATACCTGAACTGTGACCGATACTCGGTCGGCCTCCTGGACATGACAAAGCAGAAG GAATTTTTTGACCTGTGGCCAGTCCTGTTGGGAGAAGTACCTCCCTACTCAGGACCTCGAACCCCGGATGGCAGG GAAATAGTCTTTTACAAGGTCATTGATTATATATTACATGGAAAAGAAGACATTAAAGTCATCCC AAATCCTACCCCAGATCACTGGGCACTAGTTACTGGACTGCCAGCCTATGTAGCTGAAAGTGGATTT ATTTGCAACATTATGAATGCTGCTGCAGATGAGATGTTTAACTTTCAG GAAGGTCCTCTAGATGAATCAGGATGGACTATCAAAAATGTTCTCTCCATGCCAATAGTgaataaaagggaagaaattgtTGGTGTTGTCACATTTTATAACAGAAAAGATGGGAAACCATTTGATGAGCAGGATGAAACCCTCATGGAG TCCTTGACACAGTTCCTGGGTTGGTCTGTACTCAACACGGACACATATGATAAGATGAACAAGTTGGAGAACCGTAAGGACATTGCCCAGGACATGGTGCTCTACCACGTGAAATGTGACAAGGATGAAATCCAGGAAATTCTG CCGACACGGGAAAAACTGGGGAAGGAGCCAAGTGAGTGTGACGAAGAGGAGCTGACAAGCATTCTG AAAGAAGAACTCCCGGGGCCCACTAAGTTTGAAATCTATGAGTTCAGGTTCTCTGATTTTGACTGCACTGAGCTAGAGCTGGTGAAGTGTGGCATTCAGATGTACTACGAGCTTGGCGTGGTGAAAAAGTTCCAGATCCCACAGGAG GTTCTGGTAAGGTTTGTGTACTCTGTCAGCAAAGGCTACCGGAAGATAACTTACCACAACTGGCGGCACGGTTTCAATGTTGCACAGACCATGTTCACGCTCCTGACG ACTGGCAAACTAAAGCGTTACTACACTGACCTTGAAGCCCTTGCAATGGtaactgctgctctgtgccatgaTATCGACCACAGGGGAACCAACAACCTCTACCAAATGAA ATCTCAAAATCCTTTGGCTAAACTTCATGGATCCTCTATTTTAGAGAGACATCACTTGGAATTCGGAAAATTCTTGCTCTCTGAGGAG TCACTGAATATATGTCAGAACCTCAACCGCAGACAGCATGAGCATGTGATTCACCTGATGGAAATTGCCATTATAGCAACAGACCTGGCACTCTACTTCAA aaagagaacaatGTTTCAAAAGATCGTTGATGAGTCTAAGACATACGACAGCGTGACTGCCTGGACTGAGTATCTGTCTCTCGAGACAACAAAGAAGGAGGTTGTCAT GGCCATGATGATGACTGCCTGTGACTTGTCAGCTATCACAAAGCCTTGGGAAGTCCAGAGTAAG GTAGCTCTACTGGTAGCAGCTGAGTTCTGGGAGCAAGGAGATTTGGAAATAAGCGTCCTTCAGCAACAGCCCATT CCCATGATGGACCGAAGGAAAGCTGCTGAGCTTCCAAAGCTTCAAGTGGGTTTCATTGACTTTGTGTGCACATTTGTCTATAAG GAATTCTCCCGTTTCCATGAGGAAATACAGCCTATGCTTGATGGGCTGCTGAACAACAGAAATGAGTGGAAGACCCGTGCTGATGAGTATGATGCAAAAATTAAAGCtctagaggaagaaaagaaaaaagaggaagagagaatgGCTGCAAAGAGAG GTGAAATAACCTGTAATGGaggaacagctccagcttcCAAAACCTGTAGCATACTTTAG